The following are from one region of the Myxocyprinus asiaticus isolate MX2 ecotype Aquarium Trade chromosome 2, UBuf_Myxa_2, whole genome shotgun sequence genome:
- the LOC127411268 gene encoding H/ACA ribonucleoprotein complex subunit 3-like: MFLQFYLNENGDRVYTLRKVDPSGQPTSSAHPARFSPDDKFSRHRVTIKKRFGLLLTQQPRPVL, translated from the exons atgttcctgcAGTTTTATCTGAATGAGAACGGCGACAGGGTTTACACTCTGAGG AAAGTGGACCCATCCGGTCAGCCCACCAGCTCGGCGCACCCTGCCCGCTTCTCTCCGGACGATAAGTTCTCCAGACACCGGGTGACCATCAAGAAACGCTTCGGGCTTCTGCTAACACAACAACCACGACCTGTGCTGTGA